A single window of uncultured Pseudodesulfovibrio sp. DNA harbors:
- a CDS encoding class II fumarate hydratase: protein MTEFRTETDSIGPIDVPANVLWGAQTQRALTLFRIGDERMPQEMIVPYAILKKACALANHKKKHLDTKTKDLIARVCDEIIEGQHRDMFPLPVWISGSGTQYNMNVNEVIANRCSQLAEHPLGSKDPVHPNDHVNKGQSTNDNFPSVMYMAVAIQTFSKLLPSLRILKDTFFTKSKEWKDIVKIGRTHMQDATPLTLGQEFSGFGTILKETLYRLDNALGEVYSLPLGGTAVGTGINTHSGFDEDAIYFISKLTGQPFIPASNKFAYQGNHDALVQFSGTLKTLAVALNKIANDIRLLACGPRAGIAELMLPANEPGSSIMPGKVNPTQCEALTMIAMQVIANDAAVTMGGTSGALQMNAYKPLIIRNVLHSIRLLTDGMRSFRKHLLEGLEPNRKRIESNLEQSLMLVTALAPTLGYEKAASIAHHAHETGQTLKEAALELGLISEQEFDLLVVPDNMVSPKD from the coding sequence ATGACCGAATTCAGAACGGAAACAGACAGCATCGGACCGATTGACGTTCCGGCCAATGTATTATGGGGAGCGCAGACACAACGCGCCCTGACCCTCTTTCGGATTGGAGACGAACGTATGCCGCAGGAAATGATCGTCCCATACGCCATTCTCAAAAAGGCATGCGCGCTCGCCAACCATAAAAAAAAGCACCTCGACACAAAAACCAAAGACTTAATCGCGCGAGTCTGTGACGAAATAATCGAAGGCCAACATCGCGACATGTTCCCGCTTCCGGTCTGGATTTCCGGGTCCGGCACCCAATACAACATGAACGTCAACGAGGTCATCGCCAACCGGTGTTCTCAACTTGCCGAGCACCCCCTCGGGTCCAAGGACCCGGTCCATCCCAACGACCACGTCAACAAAGGTCAATCAACTAACGATAACTTTCCGTCAGTCATGTATATGGCTGTTGCTATTCAAACTTTTTCGAAATTGCTTCCATCACTTCGTATTCTGAAAGACACATTTTTCACCAAGTCAAAAGAGTGGAAAGACATCGTCAAAATAGGCCGCACCCACATGCAGGACGCGACTCCTTTGACACTGGGACAGGAGTTTTCAGGATTCGGAACTATCCTCAAGGAAACCCTTTACAGACTCGATAACGCTTTGGGTGAAGTCTACTCCCTGCCACTGGGCGGCACCGCCGTTGGAACGGGTATCAACACCCATTCTGGATTTGATGAAGACGCCATTTACTTCATTTCCAAATTGACCGGACAACCATTTATTCCCGCAAGCAACAAATTCGCCTATCAAGGAAATCACGACGCGCTCGTACAATTTTCAGGCACCCTCAAAACATTGGCTGTAGCCCTGAACAAGATTGCAAACGACATTCGACTACTGGCCTGCGGCCCCCGTGCAGGTATTGCCGAGTTGATGCTCCCGGCCAACGAACCCGGCTCATCCATCATGCCGGGCAAGGTCAACCCGACACAATGCGAAGCTCTGACCATGATTGCCATGCAGGTGATCGCCAACGACGCAGCTGTGACCATGGGCGGCACAAGCGGCGCGCTCCAAATGAATGCATACAAACCGCTTATTATCCGCAACGTGCTCCATTCCATCCGGTTGCTGACCGATGGCATGCGCAGCTTTCGTAAGCACCTGCTGGAAGGTTTGGAACCGAACCGAAAACGCATTGAATCCAATCTCGAACAATCCCTGATGCTGGTCACGGCACTGGCCCCGACTCTCGGCTATGAAAAGGCGGCGTCCATCGCACACCATGCCCATGAAACCGGACAGACACTCAAGGAAGCCGCTCTGGAACTCGGCTTGATCAGCGAGCAGGAATTCGACCTTCTCGTGGTACCGGACAACATGGTCAGTCCAAAAGACTAG
- a CDS encoding LysE family transporter → MNLETYTAFAFFAIVMTGTPGVGNLTMMGIGQTTGFRSALPFLAGTVAGMFALNVFVGLGLGGLFLASPKIAWGMKIGGMGYICYLGWKLLTMQLAVGSVDKRFTFWEGVVLHPLNPKSWAMSVVGFSQLADPSVPLWMQMAIFVPTFMTFQALFHSTWGLAGVAIMRTLKSRRILVGVNCLLVVVMVGATAYALFLSPA, encoded by the coding sequence ATGAATTTGGAAACATACACAGCCTTCGCCTTTTTCGCCATTGTCATGACCGGAACGCCCGGTGTGGGCAACCTGACCATGATGGGTATTGGTCAAACCACGGGATTTCGTTCCGCGTTGCCATTTCTGGCTGGAACCGTGGCAGGTATGTTTGCCCTGAATGTCTTTGTAGGGCTTGGTTTGGGCGGGTTGTTTCTGGCGTCACCGAAAATTGCGTGGGGCATGAAGATCGGCGGCATGGGATATATCTGTTATTTGGGCTGGAAGTTGCTCACCATGCAGCTTGCTGTGGGCAGCGTTGATAAGCGGTTTACTTTTTGGGAAGGCGTTGTTTTGCATCCGTTGAACCCGAAAAGTTGGGCCATGTCTGTTGTTGGATTCAGTCAGTTGGCCGATCCGTCTGTGCCGCTCTGGATGCAGATGGCTATTTTTGTCCCCACCTTCATGACATTTCAAGCCCTGTTCCATTCCACATGGGGGCTTGCCGGTGTCGCTATCATGCGCACACTCAAGTCCAGGCGTATTTTGGTCGGAGTAAACTGTTTGCTGGTGGTGGTCATGGTGGGCGCGACTGCATACGCCCTTTTCCTGAGTCCCGCCTAG